The DNA window ATAATTTCAAATAAACTAGAAGCGGCAATGCTATACAGCGCGATCGCGCGATAGGGACGGTAAGCTTTAAGCAGATGCTGGAAGGATGCCATAGGAAAGAATGGTTTTCCAATGAGTGCAAACTGCTTTAGCGTAACACAAAAACTACAAATGCTACATGAGTTATTGCTCTTGGAGCGCTTTTTTCATCGTTAGGGTGTGATTCTCTCGTTTGACAACCTCAAACCCCAAACGGCGATAGAGTCGCAATGCGGGATTTTCAGCAGAGACGCTTAAAGAAATCGCCGAGTATTGGAAGCGTACCTGCTCGAACAGATGGGCGAGCAACATCGTACCTATTCCCTGACCCCGATATTCCGGTAAAATCGCGATCGCGAGTTCTGGGGTTAAATCGTCAATATAGCCATATCCCGGATTATCCCGATTGAATAAACGAAGCCACACCGCGCCAATGGGGATATCGCTATCCTTGAGTATCGCAACAAAACCGCAATCGCGATCGCGTTCCCAGTCCCGAACGTATTTTGCGAGTTCCGGTTGCTGGACAATCTCTCTCGGTAACGGTGGAACGCCGGGAGAAACATACAGCGCCTGGTATAAAGCCTCCCACAAAAATGGTTCGTCGGATGGTTTCAAAGAGCGAACAGAATAAGCCATCGCGCATTGCAATTAGAAATAAAAAACCAGAAGAGGAATTAGCATTTTCTACACCTTATCTAAGGTAGCAACAGCGCTCGATCGCGATCGCGATTCCCTCAATTGTTTGCTCTGGCGTTTGAAACGGGAATAATAAGACAAAGCGGACTAAAAACCCGCAAAACAAACTCAGGCGTGCATTCTTACAGTGAGAAGTTCCCAAACTGAGGTTTAAATTTGAGTCATTTGGGAAGTAGCGAAGGCGAAACGATCGAGCAAGAGGGTAGAGTATGCCATATATTTTAGTTTGCAATCCTGACAGCGCGAAGGAAAAACGATTTGAGTTAAAGGAGGGAAGGAATACGCTGGGACGTTCTGCAAATAACCAGATCGCGATCGCGAATGACAGTTTGTCGCGACAACACGCAGAAATTATTGTCACGCGCGACTGCGGTTTAATGCTTAAGGACAAAGACAGTCTCAATGGGACGTTTGTCAATAAAGTCCGAATAAAGGAAAGAGAAATTCAGCACGGCGATTGGATTTTGTGCGGTCGGGTTCCCTTTAAACTGGTGGATACGGCATTAGAAGTGGAATCCCCTCCAGAAGATTTCGATCGCCTGACGATTATTAAAGAAATTTCCCCCCAGCAAGAAAAAATTGCCATCGGAGATATCCTAGAACGGGAGAATAAGGGCGGATCTGCCCTCAAACTGCGCCAGCAAGACAGTCAGCAACGAACGACAGACAAGTTAAAGATTCTGTTAGAGGTGAGCAAACAACTATCCACCCCGCAAGATTTGGAGCAATTGTTAGAGAAAATTCTCGATCTGCTCATGGAAATTATGGCAGTGGATCGCGCCGCAATTCTCCTCCTCGACGAACAAACCGGACAGTTGCGCTGTCAAGCGGCACGTTCTCGTCCGGAAGTTTCCCTCGATTATCCGTTTTACAGCACTA is part of the Lusitaniella coriacea LEGE 07157 genome and encodes:
- a CDS encoding GNAT family N-acetyltransferase, which encodes MAYSVRSLKPSDEPFLWEALYQALYVSPGVPPLPREIVQQPELAKYVRDWERDRDCGFVAILKDSDIPIGAVWLRLFNRDNPGYGYIDDLTPELAIAILPEYRGQGIGTMLLAHLFEQVRFQYSAISLSVSAENPALRLYRRLGFEVVKRENHTLTMKKALQEQ